From Citricoccus sp. SGAir0253, a single genomic window includes:
- a CDS encoding PH domain-containing protein has translation MPGPRDDDHATAWDLRSLEGVEWTPVSRKLIPARMLGEGLGALAVLLVTCVPLVLRLAGAWPGYPAWLAWGLPAVVLVWSLVDLALVPRQVRALGYAEREDDVLVRSGLFFRRVLAVPYGRLQYLDVKEGPVQRRFGIRTLELQTASAATNATLPGIPVEDSEHLRDRLMARGQARLAGL, from the coding sequence ATGCCCGGTCCACGGGACGATGACCACGCGACGGCCTGGGACCTGCGGTCCCTCGAGGGCGTGGAGTGGACGCCCGTCTCCCGCAAGCTGATCCCCGCCCGGATGCTGGGGGAGGGCCTGGGGGCCCTCGCCGTCCTCCTCGTGACCTGCGTGCCGCTGGTCCTGCGCCTGGCCGGGGCGTGGCCCGGCTACCCGGCGTGGCTGGCGTGGGGGCTGCCGGCCGTCGTGCTCGTGTGGTCGCTCGTGGACCTGGCCCTCGTCCCGCGGCAGGTCCGCGCGCTGGGCTACGCCGAGAGGGAGGACGACGTCCTGGTCCGCTCGGGCCTGTTCTTCCGCCGGGTCCTCGCGGTGCCCTACGGCCGGCTCCAGTACCTCGACGTCAAGGAGGGCCCGGTGCAGCGGCGCTTCGGGATCCGGACCCTCGAGCTGCAGACCGCCTCGGCCGCCACGAACGCCACCCTGCCGGGCATCCCGGTCGAGGACAGCGAGCACCTCCGCGACCGCCTGATGGCCCGCGGGCAGGCCCGGCTGGCGGGGCTGTGA
- a CDS encoding DUF3180 domain-containing protein, with amino-acid sequence MSSIRPLWLLVVCAVSGVLGWLGALLAARSGLVAPVLVASSVVTLAAVAVLVLALGIRVQRDKRRPPAARMDPVAAARTLVLAQSGAYAGALIAGWHAGVLVHLASATGFGTATVNDALVMIIGGLVLVIVGFVVEQFCRLPPDDGADGTANGSGGDPDGTRRTQGPAYGTEGEGGYARSTGR; translated from the coding sequence GTGAGCTCGATCCGTCCCCTGTGGCTGCTGGTCGTGTGCGCCGTGAGCGGCGTGCTGGGCTGGCTGGGCGCGCTGCTGGCGGCCCGGTCCGGCCTCGTCGCCCCCGTGCTCGTGGCGTCCTCGGTGGTCACCCTCGCGGCGGTGGCCGTGCTGGTCCTGGCCCTCGGGATCCGCGTCCAGCGGGACAAGCGGCGCCCGCCGGCCGCGCGGATGGACCCGGTGGCCGCGGCCCGCACGCTCGTCCTGGCGCAGTCCGGGGCGTACGCGGGCGCGCTGATCGCCGGATGGCACGCCGGGGTGCTCGTCCACCTGGCCTCCGCCACGGGATTCGGCACGGCCACCGTCAACGACGCGCTGGTGATGATCATCGGCGGCCTCGTGCTGGTTATCGTGGGGTTCGTGGTGGAGCAGTTCTGCCGGCTGCCCCCGGACGACGGGGCGGACGGCACCGCCAACGGGTCCGGAGGGGACCCGGACGGGACCCGGCGCACCCAGGGCCCCGCCTACGGCACGGAAGGGGAGGGCGGCTATGCCCGGTCCACGGGACGATGA
- the folK gene encoding 2-amino-4-hydroxy-6-hydroxymethyldihydropteridine diphosphokinase codes for MTGRDPDAREAAPADGPVPPRSPGEGAGPHAPADPLDRAPGRPVPAVLALGANLGDPAATLQAAVRALAEREGIELTGVSPVAVTAPVGGPAGQPDYLNLVLAIRTTLAPRALLAACHAVEQAHHRTREVRWGPRTLDVDIIAYADLASDVPELTLPHPRAHERAFVLAPWSWLDPDARLGGVPVAELAARAADAGTVRRLGDAPAAPGPGAPAS; via the coding sequence GTGACCGGCCGGGATCCCGACGCGCGGGAGGCGGCGCCCGCGGACGGGCCCGTGCCGCCCCGGTCGCCGGGGGAGGGCGCGGGGCCCCACGCGCCGGCCGATCCGCTCGACCGGGCGCCCGGCCGGCCGGTCCCGGCCGTCCTCGCCCTCGGGGCCAACCTCGGTGATCCGGCCGCGACGCTGCAGGCCGCGGTCCGCGCCCTGGCGGAGCGCGAGGGCATCGAGCTGACCGGGGTCTCGCCCGTGGCGGTCACGGCGCCGGTGGGCGGCCCGGCGGGACAGCCGGACTACCTCAACCTGGTCCTGGCGATCCGGACCACCCTGGCCCCGCGGGCACTGCTCGCCGCCTGCCACGCCGTCGAGCAGGCCCACCACCGCACCCGCGAGGTGCGCTGGGGTCCGCGCACCCTGGACGTGGACATCATCGCCTACGCCGACCTCGCCTCGGACGTCCCCGAGCTGACGCTGCCCCACCCGCGCGCGCACGAGCGGGCCTTCGTGCTCGCCCCGTGGTCCTGGCTGGATCCCGACGCCCGGCTCGGCGGCGTGCCCGTGGCGGAACTCGCGGCCCGCGCGGCCGACGCCGGCACCGTCCGCCGGCTGGGCGACGCCCCCGCCGCCCCGGGGCCGGGAGCGCCGGCGTCGTGA